From a region of the Daphnia magna isolate NIES linkage group LG1, ASM2063170v1.1, whole genome shotgun sequence genome:
- the LOC116928558 gene encoding trypsin-1, translated as METEFKVLVRWISVFLFLAIEIGNVCCTNSSKEFPEDNLPFTFPSFDFLHPLDNIDATPSNECGISKFYRQRRPRDIEEAVSYIGPRDKNYLLKSIFKKMSNKHDEQFERETQNARIINGKQSKPGAWPWQVSLQLLHPKLGFVGHWCGGVLLNGLNGDYWVLTAAHCISNDAFNFPFSPLWTAVVGEHDRATEDGFEQRIMIEKIYLHERFKEYHHDIALMKLQKSESLQNATDRVRPICLPTEDDVDTFQGVRCIATGWGQSKKGNKLENILHQTELPVVDNSHCKQVYGTIYNIPINDYHLCAGPITDGASGTCVGDSGGPLQCNLLDGRWYLAGITSFGSGCAKPGFPDVFTRITYYLPWIRGKLRLGGDGFHDV; from the exons ATGGAAACGGAGTTTAAAGTGCTCGTTCGATggatttcagtttttcttttcttggctATAGAAATTGGCAATGTTTGCTGCACAAACTCTTCCAAGGAATTCCCTGAAGATAATCTACCATTTACCTTTCCaagttttgattttcttcacCCATTAGATAACATTGATGCCACGCCTTCCAATG AATGCGGAATCAGCAAGTTCTACAGACAACGAAGACCACGCGACATTGAAGAAGCTGTTAGTTATATAGGCCCAAGAGATAAAAATTACTTACttaaatcaatttttaaaaaaatgagtaACAAACACGACGAACAATTTGAAAGAGAGACACAAAATGCCCGCATCATTAACGGGAAACAGAGCAAACCAGGCGCATGGCCTTGGCAA GTCTCTTTACAATTACTACATCCTAAATTGGGCTTCGTTGGACACTGGTGTGGAGGTGTCTTATTAAATGGGTTGAATGGAGATTATTGGGTCTTGACAGCAGCACACTGCATTTCCAA TGACGCATTCAATTTTCCCTTCAGTCCTCTG tGGACAGCTGTTGTGGGCGAGCATGACCGGGCGACGGAAGACGGTTTTGAACAAAGAATTATGATAGAAAAAATTTATCTCCATGAAAGATTCAAAGAATATCATCATGACATTG CTTTGATGAAATTACAAAAGTCGGAAAGTTTGCAAAATGCCACGGATCGTGTTCGTCCAATTTGCCTACCAACAGAAG ACGACGTTGACACGTTTCAAGGAGTAAGATGTATAGCCACAG GATGGGGACAATcgaaaaaagggaataaatTGGAAAATATTCTTCATCAAACTGAGCTGCCGG ttgtagACAACTcgcattgtaaacaagtataCGGTACTATATATAACATACCAATAAACGATTACCATCTTTGTGCCGGACCTATAACAGATGGAGCTTCGGGAACCTGCGTG GGAGACTCGGGCGGACCACTACAGTGTAACTTACTTGATGGACGATGGTATCTTGCTGGCATTACGTCATTCGGTTCAGG ATGTGCTAAGCCTGGATTTCCGGATGTTTTCACTAGGATTACGTATTACCTTCCCTGGATTCGTGGAAAACTTCGTTTAGGTGGAGATGGCTTCCACGATGTTTAG